One Capsicum annuum cultivar UCD-10X-F1 chromosome 2, UCD10Xv1.1, whole genome shotgun sequence genomic window carries:
- the LOC107858615 gene encoding glycine-rich domain-containing protein 2-like isoform X1, translating to MLRFDYRMDISEERMEMKQQLEWNEAQKAVINVDLVAAAKEQLNFLSTIDRNRWLYEGRGLDKAIHRYYSCWLPLLAKHSESRYFDGPLIVPLDCEWIWHCHRLNPVRYKADCEKLYGRILDNHDVVSSLNAKSKQESEELWKRLYPNETYDLDSARALSEDVHAQPLQAEKCSDYDLVSAVKRQSPFFYQVSRPHINSDLYLEGAVARYKGFLHLIRRNKERSIKSFTVPTYDIDLIWHTHQLHPASYCKDLVDIMGKVLEHDDTDSDRTKGQKLDTGFSRTTKQWEETYGSRYWRAGAMYRGSSPSPLRTSYFPSKPTTKNIDVFHEHQKIMYYPAMEAVEVMLEFVDIRNLPEGHKGSVFVSFSKTQPDRIFNAKRQLTISSITGEKQVAYFHCEPNGHLLFDLMSSSSSGLPIPNSVKSMGSAKVSLEDLVSPNSKLTVEKWLEVVPSSKMETVKPICLRVAVSVTTPTAAPYVFHFVRPRAFSKASCFFPLPGRIQNTKNWTRVIDDAGDEVISLQMRDLKKSKGKNDSTLRKEVIGISRSGEVHSLAELVGEEWLLLDAQWSLQLQTSSSDDGHLFELAGHRNFRHSYFVQVKFFPGQRLDYEHNHCTNQRSQDDFMTAVEFSALEPYGKAVALVDLKFGVINVKEEWFLLPGSITAFVLCDILRKEGYSSLVGSAKHLKEKDFSTQETDLCHEDSLESETEKGVQLDLEAPKGNIVAPANGAISGGFSNLTRSGACGNCGAAGCGNKLESGGCGGCGSGGCGTMLESSGCGGSGGCGGGGCGNMLKSSGCGGCGGSGGCGGGCGGGCGNMLETSGCGGCGSSGGCGGGGCGGGGCGNMLKSSGCGGGGCGNMLESSGCGGGGCGNMLESSGCGGCGEVVAIC from the exons ATGCTTCGATTTGACTATAGAATGGACATTAGTGAAGAAAGGATGGAGATGAAGCAGCAGTTAGAGTGGAATGAAGCTCAGAAGGCTGTGATAAATGTGGACCTTGTTGCTGCAGCTAAAGAGCAGCTCAACTTTCTTTCTACCATCGATAGGAACCGTTGGCTGTATGAAGGCCGTGGTCTGGATAAAGCTATTCATAG GTACTACTCATGCTGGCTGCCACTGTTGGCAAAACACTCTGAGTCCCGCTACTTTGACGGAcctttgattgttcctttggatTGTGAATGGATTTGGCATTGTCACAGGCTCAATCCT GTTAGATACAAGGCTGACTGCGAGAAATTATATGGGAGAATTCTTGACAACCATGATGTTGTATCTTCTCTGAATGCGAAATCAAAGCAGGAATCTGAAGAACTGTGGAAACGTTTGTATCCTAATGAGACTTATGACTTGGACTCAGCAAGAGCTCTTTCAGAAGATGTCCATGCACAACCTTTACAAGCTGAAAAATGCAGTGATTATGATCTAGTCTCTGCTGTTAAACGGCAAAGCCCTTTCTTCTACCAG GTATCTAGACCACACATAAACAGTGATCTCTATCTTGAAGGTGCTGTGGCTCGATACAAGGGTTTCTTACATCTGATCCGGAGAAACAAAGAAAGATCGATTAAGAGTTTCACTGTTCCAACTTATGACATAGACCTTATCTGGCACACTCACCAGTTACATCCTGCTTCTTATTGCAAAGACCTTGTTGACATTATGGGTAAGGTGTTAGAACATGATGATACTGACTCAGACCGAACAAAAGGGCAAAAGTTGGATACTGGATTTTCTCGAACTACAAAGCAGTGGGAGGAGACATATGGTTCAAGATATTGGCGGGCAGGTGCAATGTATAGAGGCAGTTCACCATCTCCTCTTAGGACTTCTTATTTCCCCTCCAAGCCTACAACCAAGAACATAGATGTTTTCCATGAGCACCAAAAGATAATGTATTATCCTGCGATGGAAGCAGTGGAA GTTATGTTAGAGTTCGTAGATATCAGAAACTTGCCAGAAGGACACAAGGGAAGTGTCTTTGTCTCATTTAGCAAAACTCAACCTGATAGAATCTTCAATGCAAAGAGACAACTTACTATTTCGTCCATAACTGGGGAAAAACAGGTTGCTTATTTCCATTGTGAACCTAATGGTCATCTTCTTTTTGATCTCATGTCCTCCTCATCATCTGGTTTGCCTATTCCAAATTCTGTCAAATCTATGGGTTCCGCTAAAGTCTCTTTAGAAGATTTGGTTAGCCCGAATTCAAAACTTACAGTGGAGAAGTGGTTGGAAGTTGTGCCAAGTTCTAAAATGGAAACAGTAAAGCCAATCTGTTTACGGGTAGCTGTCTCAGTTACAACACCTACTGCAGCACCATATGTCTTTCACTTTGTTCGTCCTCGAGCATTCTCCAAAGCTTCTTGCTTTTTCCCACTTCCTGGAAGGATTCAAAATACTAAGAATTGGACTCGTGTCATTGATGATGCTGGTGATGAGGTCATTAGCCTTCAAATGAG GGACTTGAAGAAATCCAAGGGTAAAAACGATTCTACGTTGCGCAAAGAGGTGATCGGCATCAGCAGGTCCGGTGAGGTACATTCTCTTGCTGAGTTAGTAGGGGAAGAGTGGTTGCTGTTAGATGCTCAGTGGTCCCTTCAACTTCAAACATCCAGCAGCGACGACGGACACCTTTTTGAGTTGGCTGGTCACAGGAAT TTCCGGCACTCATATTTTGTACAGGTGAAGTTCTTCCCTGGTCAGAGGCTGGATTATGAACACAACCATTGCACAAACCAAAGAAGTCAAGATGATTTTATGACAGCAGTAGAGTTCTCTGCACTGGAACCTTATGGAAAGGCAGTAGCATTGGTTGACTTGAAATTTGGAGTTATTAAT GTGAAAGAGGAGTGGTTTCTTTTGCCTGGTTCTATAACAGCTTTCGTACTTTGTGATATATTGAGAAAGGAAGGGTATAGTAGCCTGGTCGGCAGTGCCAAACATTTGAAAGAGAAGGATTTTTCCACCCAGGAAACTGACTTGTGCCATGAAGATAGTCTGGAATCTGAGACAGAGAAGGGGGTGCAGTTGGACCTGGAGGCTCCCAAAGGAAACATTGTAGCACCCGCAAATGGAGCAATCAGTGGAGGGTTCAGTAATCTTACGAGGAGTGGAGCCTGTGGCAATTGTGGTGCTGCTGGTTGTGGAAACAAATTAGAGAGTGGTGGTTGTGGTGGGTGTGGAAGTGGAGGCTGTGGAACTATGTTAGAAAGCAGTGGTTGTGGGGGCAGTGGCGGCTGTGGTGGAGGAGGTTGTGGAAATATGTTGAAAAGCAGTGGTTGTGGAGGCTGTGGTGGCAGTGGTGGctgtggtggtggttgtggtggAGGTTGTGGAAATATGTTGGAAACCAGTGGTTGTGGAGGCTGTGGTAGCAGTGGCGgctgtggtggtggtggttgtggtggAGGAGGTTGTGGAAATATGTTGAAAAGCAGTGGCTGTGGTGGAGGAGGTTGTGGAAATATGTTGGAAAGCAGTGGCTGTGGTGGAGGAGGTTGTGGAAATATGTTGGAAAGCAGTGGCTGTGGTGGCTGTGGTGAGGTTGTGGCAATATGTTGA
- the LOC107858615 gene encoding glycine-rich domain-containing protein 2-like isoform X3, giving the protein MLRFDYRMDISEERMEMKQQLEWNEAQKAVINVDLVAAAKEQLNFLSTIDRNRWLYEGRGLDKAIHRYYSCWLPLLAKHSESRYFDGPLIVPLDCEWIWHCHRLNPVRYKADCEKLYGRILDNHDVVSSLNAKSKQESEELWKRLYPNETYDLDSARALSEDVHAQPLQAEKCSDYDLVSAVKRQSPFFYQVSRPHINSDLYLEGAVARYKGFLHLIRRNKERSIKSFTVPTYDIDLIWHTHQLHPASYCKDLVDIMGKVLEHDDTDSDRTKGQKLDTGFSRTTKQWEETYGSRYWRAGAMYRGSSPSPLRTSYFPSKPTTKNIDVFHEHQKIMYYPAMEAVEVMLEFVDIRNLPEGHKGSVFVSFSKTQPDRIFNAKRQLTISSITGEKQVAYFHCEPNGHLLFDLMSSSSSGLPIPNSVKSMGSAKVSLEDLVSPNSKLTVEKWLEVVPSSKMETVKPICLRVAVSVTTPTAAPYVFHFVRPRAFSKASCFFPLPGRIQNTKNWTRVIDDAGDEVISLQMRDLKKSKGKNDSTLRKEVIGISRSGEVHSLAELVGEEWLLLDAQWSLQLQTSSSDDGHLFELAGHRNVKFFPGQRLDYEHNHCTNQRSQDDFMTAVEFSALEPYGKAVALVDLKFGVINVKEEWFLLPGSITAFVLCDILRKEGYSSLVGSAKHLKEKDFSTQETDLCHEDSLESETEKGVQLDLEAPKGNIVAPANGAISGGFSNLTRSGACGNCGAAGCGNKLESGGCGGCGSGGCGTMLESSGCGGSGGCGGGGCGNMLKSSGCGGCGGSGGCGGGCGGGCGNMLETSGCGGCGSSGGCGGGGCGGGGCGNMLKSSGCGGGGCGNMLESSGCGGGGCGNMLESSGCGGCGEVVAIC; this is encoded by the exons ATGCTTCGATTTGACTATAGAATGGACATTAGTGAAGAAAGGATGGAGATGAAGCAGCAGTTAGAGTGGAATGAAGCTCAGAAGGCTGTGATAAATGTGGACCTTGTTGCTGCAGCTAAAGAGCAGCTCAACTTTCTTTCTACCATCGATAGGAACCGTTGGCTGTATGAAGGCCGTGGTCTGGATAAAGCTATTCATAG GTACTACTCATGCTGGCTGCCACTGTTGGCAAAACACTCTGAGTCCCGCTACTTTGACGGAcctttgattgttcctttggatTGTGAATGGATTTGGCATTGTCACAGGCTCAATCCT GTTAGATACAAGGCTGACTGCGAGAAATTATATGGGAGAATTCTTGACAACCATGATGTTGTATCTTCTCTGAATGCGAAATCAAAGCAGGAATCTGAAGAACTGTGGAAACGTTTGTATCCTAATGAGACTTATGACTTGGACTCAGCAAGAGCTCTTTCAGAAGATGTCCATGCACAACCTTTACAAGCTGAAAAATGCAGTGATTATGATCTAGTCTCTGCTGTTAAACGGCAAAGCCCTTTCTTCTACCAG GTATCTAGACCACACATAAACAGTGATCTCTATCTTGAAGGTGCTGTGGCTCGATACAAGGGTTTCTTACATCTGATCCGGAGAAACAAAGAAAGATCGATTAAGAGTTTCACTGTTCCAACTTATGACATAGACCTTATCTGGCACACTCACCAGTTACATCCTGCTTCTTATTGCAAAGACCTTGTTGACATTATGGGTAAGGTGTTAGAACATGATGATACTGACTCAGACCGAACAAAAGGGCAAAAGTTGGATACTGGATTTTCTCGAACTACAAAGCAGTGGGAGGAGACATATGGTTCAAGATATTGGCGGGCAGGTGCAATGTATAGAGGCAGTTCACCATCTCCTCTTAGGACTTCTTATTTCCCCTCCAAGCCTACAACCAAGAACATAGATGTTTTCCATGAGCACCAAAAGATAATGTATTATCCTGCGATGGAAGCAGTGGAA GTTATGTTAGAGTTCGTAGATATCAGAAACTTGCCAGAAGGACACAAGGGAAGTGTCTTTGTCTCATTTAGCAAAACTCAACCTGATAGAATCTTCAATGCAAAGAGACAACTTACTATTTCGTCCATAACTGGGGAAAAACAGGTTGCTTATTTCCATTGTGAACCTAATGGTCATCTTCTTTTTGATCTCATGTCCTCCTCATCATCTGGTTTGCCTATTCCAAATTCTGTCAAATCTATGGGTTCCGCTAAAGTCTCTTTAGAAGATTTGGTTAGCCCGAATTCAAAACTTACAGTGGAGAAGTGGTTGGAAGTTGTGCCAAGTTCTAAAATGGAAACAGTAAAGCCAATCTGTTTACGGGTAGCTGTCTCAGTTACAACACCTACTGCAGCACCATATGTCTTTCACTTTGTTCGTCCTCGAGCATTCTCCAAAGCTTCTTGCTTTTTCCCACTTCCTGGAAGGATTCAAAATACTAAGAATTGGACTCGTGTCATTGATGATGCTGGTGATGAGGTCATTAGCCTTCAAATGAG GGACTTGAAGAAATCCAAGGGTAAAAACGATTCTACGTTGCGCAAAGAGGTGATCGGCATCAGCAGGTCCGGTGAGGTACATTCTCTTGCTGAGTTAGTAGGGGAAGAGTGGTTGCTGTTAGATGCTCAGTGGTCCCTTCAACTTCAAACATCCAGCAGCGACGACGGACACCTTTTTGAGTTGGCTGGTCACAGGAAT GTGAAGTTCTTCCCTGGTCAGAGGCTGGATTATGAACACAACCATTGCACAAACCAAAGAAGTCAAGATGATTTTATGACAGCAGTAGAGTTCTCTGCACTGGAACCTTATGGAAAGGCAGTAGCATTGGTTGACTTGAAATTTGGAGTTATTAAT GTGAAAGAGGAGTGGTTTCTTTTGCCTGGTTCTATAACAGCTTTCGTACTTTGTGATATATTGAGAAAGGAAGGGTATAGTAGCCTGGTCGGCAGTGCCAAACATTTGAAAGAGAAGGATTTTTCCACCCAGGAAACTGACTTGTGCCATGAAGATAGTCTGGAATCTGAGACAGAGAAGGGGGTGCAGTTGGACCTGGAGGCTCCCAAAGGAAACATTGTAGCACCCGCAAATGGAGCAATCAGTGGAGGGTTCAGTAATCTTACGAGGAGTGGAGCCTGTGGCAATTGTGGTGCTGCTGGTTGTGGAAACAAATTAGAGAGTGGTGGTTGTGGTGGGTGTGGAAGTGGAGGCTGTGGAACTATGTTAGAAAGCAGTGGTTGTGGGGGCAGTGGCGGCTGTGGTGGAGGAGGTTGTGGAAATATGTTGAAAAGCAGTGGTTGTGGAGGCTGTGGTGGCAGTGGTGGctgtggtggtggttgtggtggAGGTTGTGGAAATATGTTGGAAACCAGTGGTTGTGGAGGCTGTGGTAGCAGTGGCGgctgtggtggtggtggttgtggtggAGGAGGTTGTGGAAATATGTTGAAAAGCAGTGGCTGTGGTGGAGGAGGTTGTGGAAATATGTTGGAAAGCAGTGGCTGTGGTGGAGGAGGTTGTGGAAATATGTTGGAAAGCAGTGGCTGTGGTGGCTGTGGTGAGGTTGTGGCAATATGTTGA
- the LOC107858615 gene encoding glycine-rich domain-containing protein 2-like isoform X7 has translation MLRFDYRMDISEERMEMKQQLEWNEAQKAVINVDLVAAAKEQLNFLSTIDRNRWLYEGRGLDKAIHRYYSCWLPLLAKHSESRYFDGPLIVPLDCEWIWHCHRLNPVRYKADCEKLYGRILDNHDVVSSLNAKSKQESEELWKRLYPNETYDLDSARALSEDVHAQPLQAEKCSDYDLVSAVKRQSPFFYQVSRPHINSDLYLEGAVARYKGFLHLIRRNKERSIKSFTVPTYDIDLIWHTHQLHPASYCKDLVDIMGKVLEHDDTDSDRTKGQKLDTGFSRTTKQWEETYGSRYWRAGAMYRGSSPSPLRTSYFPSKPTTKNIDVFHEHQKIMYYPAMEAVEVMLEFVDIRNLPEGHKGSVFVSFSKTQPDRIFNAKRQLTISSITGEKQVAYFHCEPNGHLLFDLMSSSSSGLPIPNSVKSMGSAKVSLEDLVSPNSKLTVEKWLEVVPSSKMETVKPICLRVAVSVTTPTAAPYVFHFVRPRAFSKASCFFPLPGRIQNTKNWTRVIDDAGDEVISLQMRDLKKSKGKNDSTLRKEVIGISRSGEVHSLAELVGEEWLLLDAQWSLQLQTSSSDDGHLFELAGHRNFRHSYFVQVKFFPGQRLDYEHNHCTNQRSQDDFMTAVEFSALEPYGKAVALVDLKFGVINVKEEWFLLPGSITAFVLCDILRKEGYSSLVGSAKHLKEKDFSTQETDLCHEDSLESETEKGVQLDLEAPKGNIVAPANGAISGGFSNLTRSGACGNCGAAGCGNKLESGGCGGCGSGGCGTMLESSGCGGSGGCGGGGCGNMLKSSGCGGCGGSGGCGGGCGGGCGNMLETSGCGGCGSSGGCGGGGCGGGGCGNMLESSGCGGCGEVVAIC, from the exons ATGCTTCGATTTGACTATAGAATGGACATTAGTGAAGAAAGGATGGAGATGAAGCAGCAGTTAGAGTGGAATGAAGCTCAGAAGGCTGTGATAAATGTGGACCTTGTTGCTGCAGCTAAAGAGCAGCTCAACTTTCTTTCTACCATCGATAGGAACCGTTGGCTGTATGAAGGCCGTGGTCTGGATAAAGCTATTCATAG GTACTACTCATGCTGGCTGCCACTGTTGGCAAAACACTCTGAGTCCCGCTACTTTGACGGAcctttgattgttcctttggatTGTGAATGGATTTGGCATTGTCACAGGCTCAATCCT GTTAGATACAAGGCTGACTGCGAGAAATTATATGGGAGAATTCTTGACAACCATGATGTTGTATCTTCTCTGAATGCGAAATCAAAGCAGGAATCTGAAGAACTGTGGAAACGTTTGTATCCTAATGAGACTTATGACTTGGACTCAGCAAGAGCTCTTTCAGAAGATGTCCATGCACAACCTTTACAAGCTGAAAAATGCAGTGATTATGATCTAGTCTCTGCTGTTAAACGGCAAAGCCCTTTCTTCTACCAG GTATCTAGACCACACATAAACAGTGATCTCTATCTTGAAGGTGCTGTGGCTCGATACAAGGGTTTCTTACATCTGATCCGGAGAAACAAAGAAAGATCGATTAAGAGTTTCACTGTTCCAACTTATGACATAGACCTTATCTGGCACACTCACCAGTTACATCCTGCTTCTTATTGCAAAGACCTTGTTGACATTATGGGTAAGGTGTTAGAACATGATGATACTGACTCAGACCGAACAAAAGGGCAAAAGTTGGATACTGGATTTTCTCGAACTACAAAGCAGTGGGAGGAGACATATGGTTCAAGATATTGGCGGGCAGGTGCAATGTATAGAGGCAGTTCACCATCTCCTCTTAGGACTTCTTATTTCCCCTCCAAGCCTACAACCAAGAACATAGATGTTTTCCATGAGCACCAAAAGATAATGTATTATCCTGCGATGGAAGCAGTGGAA GTTATGTTAGAGTTCGTAGATATCAGAAACTTGCCAGAAGGACACAAGGGAAGTGTCTTTGTCTCATTTAGCAAAACTCAACCTGATAGAATCTTCAATGCAAAGAGACAACTTACTATTTCGTCCATAACTGGGGAAAAACAGGTTGCTTATTTCCATTGTGAACCTAATGGTCATCTTCTTTTTGATCTCATGTCCTCCTCATCATCTGGTTTGCCTATTCCAAATTCTGTCAAATCTATGGGTTCCGCTAAAGTCTCTTTAGAAGATTTGGTTAGCCCGAATTCAAAACTTACAGTGGAGAAGTGGTTGGAAGTTGTGCCAAGTTCTAAAATGGAAACAGTAAAGCCAATCTGTTTACGGGTAGCTGTCTCAGTTACAACACCTACTGCAGCACCATATGTCTTTCACTTTGTTCGTCCTCGAGCATTCTCCAAAGCTTCTTGCTTTTTCCCACTTCCTGGAAGGATTCAAAATACTAAGAATTGGACTCGTGTCATTGATGATGCTGGTGATGAGGTCATTAGCCTTCAAATGAG GGACTTGAAGAAATCCAAGGGTAAAAACGATTCTACGTTGCGCAAAGAGGTGATCGGCATCAGCAGGTCCGGTGAGGTACATTCTCTTGCTGAGTTAGTAGGGGAAGAGTGGTTGCTGTTAGATGCTCAGTGGTCCCTTCAACTTCAAACATCCAGCAGCGACGACGGACACCTTTTTGAGTTGGCTGGTCACAGGAAT TTCCGGCACTCATATTTTGTACAGGTGAAGTTCTTCCCTGGTCAGAGGCTGGATTATGAACACAACCATTGCACAAACCAAAGAAGTCAAGATGATTTTATGACAGCAGTAGAGTTCTCTGCACTGGAACCTTATGGAAAGGCAGTAGCATTGGTTGACTTGAAATTTGGAGTTATTAAT GTGAAAGAGGAGTGGTTTCTTTTGCCTGGTTCTATAACAGCTTTCGTACTTTGTGATATATTGAGAAAGGAAGGGTATAGTAGCCTGGTCGGCAGTGCCAAACATTTGAAAGAGAAGGATTTTTCCACCCAGGAAACTGACTTGTGCCATGAAGATAGTCTGGAATCTGAGACAGAGAAGGGGGTGCAGTTGGACCTGGAGGCTCCCAAAGGAAACATTGTAGCACCCGCAAATGGAGCAATCAGTGGAGGGTTCAGTAATCTTACGAGGAGTGGAGCCTGTGGCAATTGTGGTGCTGCTGGTTGTGGAAACAAATTAGAGAGTGGTGGTTGTGGTGGGTGTGGAAGTGGAGGCTGTGGAACTATGTTAGAAAGCAGTGGTTGTGGGGGCAGTGGCGGCTGTGGTGGAGGAGGTTGTGGAAATATGTTGAAAAGCAGTGGTTGTGGAGGCTGTGGTGGCAGTGGTGGctgtggtggtggttgtggtggAGGTTGTGGAAATATGTTGGAAACCAGTGGTTGTGGAGGCTGTGGTAGCAGTGGCGgctgtggtggtggtggttgtggtggAGGAG GTTGTGGAAATATGTTGGAAAGCAGTGGCTGTGGTGGCTGTGGTGAGGTTGTGGCAATATGTTGA
- the LOC107858615 gene encoding glycine-rich domain-containing protein 2-like isoform X5 yields MLRFDYRMDISEERMEMKQQLEWNEAQKAVINVDLVAAAKEQLNFLSTIDRNRWLYEGRGLDKAIHRYYSCWLPLLAKHSESRYFDGPLIVPLDCEWIWHCHRLNPVRYKADCEKLYGRILDNHDVVSSLNAKSKQESEELWKRLYPNETYDLDSARALSEDVHAQPLQAEKCSDYDLVSAVKRQSPFFYQVSRPHINSDLYLEGAVARYKGFLHLIRRNKERSIKSFTVPTYDIDLIWHTHQLHPASYCKDLVDIMGKVLEHDDTDSDRTKGQKLDTGFSRTTKQWEETYGSRYWRAGAMYRGSSPSPLRTSYFPSKPTTKNIDVFHEHQKIMYYPAMEAVEVMLEFVDIRNLPEGHKGSVFVSFSKTQPDRIFNAKRQLTISSITGEKQVAYFHCEPNGHLLFDLMSSSSSGLPIPNSVKSMGSAKVSLEDLVSPNSKLTVEKWLEVVPSSKMETVKPICLRVAVSVTTPTAAPYVFHFVRPRAFSKASCFFPLPGRIQNTKNWTRVIDDAGDEVISLQMRDLKKSKGKNDSTLRKEVIGISRSGEVHSLAELVGEEWLLLDAQWSLQLQTSSSDDGHLFELAGHRNFRHSYFVQVKFFPGQRLDYEHNHCTNQRSQDDFMTAVEFSALEPYGKAVALVDLKFGVINVKEEWFLLPGSITAFVLCDILRKEGYSSLVGSAKHLKEKDFSTQETDLCHEDSLESETEKGVQLDLEAPKGNIVAPANGAISGGFSNLTRSGACGNCGAAGCGNKLESGGCGGCGSGGCGTMLESSGCGGSGGCGGGGCGNMLKSSGCGGCGGSGGCGGGCGGGCGNMLETSGCGGCGSSGGCGGGGCGGGGCGNMLKSSGCGGGGCGNMLESSGCGGCGEVVAIC; encoded by the exons ATGCTTCGATTTGACTATAGAATGGACATTAGTGAAGAAAGGATGGAGATGAAGCAGCAGTTAGAGTGGAATGAAGCTCAGAAGGCTGTGATAAATGTGGACCTTGTTGCTGCAGCTAAAGAGCAGCTCAACTTTCTTTCTACCATCGATAGGAACCGTTGGCTGTATGAAGGCCGTGGTCTGGATAAAGCTATTCATAG GTACTACTCATGCTGGCTGCCACTGTTGGCAAAACACTCTGAGTCCCGCTACTTTGACGGAcctttgattgttcctttggatTGTGAATGGATTTGGCATTGTCACAGGCTCAATCCT GTTAGATACAAGGCTGACTGCGAGAAATTATATGGGAGAATTCTTGACAACCATGATGTTGTATCTTCTCTGAATGCGAAATCAAAGCAGGAATCTGAAGAACTGTGGAAACGTTTGTATCCTAATGAGACTTATGACTTGGACTCAGCAAGAGCTCTTTCAGAAGATGTCCATGCACAACCTTTACAAGCTGAAAAATGCAGTGATTATGATCTAGTCTCTGCTGTTAAACGGCAAAGCCCTTTCTTCTACCAG GTATCTAGACCACACATAAACAGTGATCTCTATCTTGAAGGTGCTGTGGCTCGATACAAGGGTTTCTTACATCTGATCCGGAGAAACAAAGAAAGATCGATTAAGAGTTTCACTGTTCCAACTTATGACATAGACCTTATCTGGCACACTCACCAGTTACATCCTGCTTCTTATTGCAAAGACCTTGTTGACATTATGGGTAAGGTGTTAGAACATGATGATACTGACTCAGACCGAACAAAAGGGCAAAAGTTGGATACTGGATTTTCTCGAACTACAAAGCAGTGGGAGGAGACATATGGTTCAAGATATTGGCGGGCAGGTGCAATGTATAGAGGCAGTTCACCATCTCCTCTTAGGACTTCTTATTTCCCCTCCAAGCCTACAACCAAGAACATAGATGTTTTCCATGAGCACCAAAAGATAATGTATTATCCTGCGATGGAAGCAGTGGAA GTTATGTTAGAGTTCGTAGATATCAGAAACTTGCCAGAAGGACACAAGGGAAGTGTCTTTGTCTCATTTAGCAAAACTCAACCTGATAGAATCTTCAATGCAAAGAGACAACTTACTATTTCGTCCATAACTGGGGAAAAACAGGTTGCTTATTTCCATTGTGAACCTAATGGTCATCTTCTTTTTGATCTCATGTCCTCCTCATCATCTGGTTTGCCTATTCCAAATTCTGTCAAATCTATGGGTTCCGCTAAAGTCTCTTTAGAAGATTTGGTTAGCCCGAATTCAAAACTTACAGTGGAGAAGTGGTTGGAAGTTGTGCCAAGTTCTAAAATGGAAACAGTAAAGCCAATCTGTTTACGGGTAGCTGTCTCAGTTACAACACCTACTGCAGCACCATATGTCTTTCACTTTGTTCGTCCTCGAGCATTCTCCAAAGCTTCTTGCTTTTTCCCACTTCCTGGAAGGATTCAAAATACTAAGAATTGGACTCGTGTCATTGATGATGCTGGTGATGAGGTCATTAGCCTTCAAATGAG GGACTTGAAGAAATCCAAGGGTAAAAACGATTCTACGTTGCGCAAAGAGGTGATCGGCATCAGCAGGTCCGGTGAGGTACATTCTCTTGCTGAGTTAGTAGGGGAAGAGTGGTTGCTGTTAGATGCTCAGTGGTCCCTTCAACTTCAAACATCCAGCAGCGACGACGGACACCTTTTTGAGTTGGCTGGTCACAGGAAT TTCCGGCACTCATATTTTGTACAGGTGAAGTTCTTCCCTGGTCAGAGGCTGGATTATGAACACAACCATTGCACAAACCAAAGAAGTCAAGATGATTTTATGACAGCAGTAGAGTTCTCTGCACTGGAACCTTATGGAAAGGCAGTAGCATTGGTTGACTTGAAATTTGGAGTTATTAAT GTGAAAGAGGAGTGGTTTCTTTTGCCTGGTTCTATAACAGCTTTCGTACTTTGTGATATATTGAGAAAGGAAGGGTATAGTAGCCTGGTCGGCAGTGCCAAACATTTGAAAGAGAAGGATTTTTCCACCCAGGAAACTGACTTGTGCCATGAAGATAGTCTGGAATCTGAGACAGAGAAGGGGGTGCAGTTGGACCTGGAGGCTCCCAAAGGAAACATTGTAGCACCCGCAAATGGAGCAATCAGTGGAGGGTTCAGTAATCTTACGAGGAGTGGAGCCTGTGGCAATTGTGGTGCTGCTGGTTGTGGAAACAAATTAGAGAGTGGTGGTTGTGGTGGGTGTGGAAGTGGAGGCTGTGGAACTATGTTAGAAAGCAGTGGTTGTGGGGGCAGTGGCGGCTGTGGTGGAGGAGGTTGTGGAAATATGTTGAAAAGCAGTGGTTGTGGAGGCTGTGGTGGCAGTGGTGGctgtggtggtggttgtggtggAGGTTGTGGAAATATGTTGGAAACCAGTGGTTGTGGAGGCTGTGGTAGCAGTGGCGgctgtggtggtggtggttgtggtggAGGAGGTTGTGGAAATATGTTGAAAAGCAGTGGCTGTGGTGGAGGAG GTTGTGGAAATATGTTGGAAAGCAGTGGCTGTGGTGGCTGTGGTGAGGTTGTGGCAATATGTTGA